One Pirellulales bacterium genomic window, TAATTCGGGCCGGTCGGCGAATGGGCTACTTACTAGCCCGACGCGCCAGCGAGGGATGTTCGTCGGTCAACTTCCTGATCATCCCTCGCTGGCGCTTCGGGCTGGTGTGACACGCCTGCCGAACTGCTGGACGCATACTTATTCGGCTGCGCCGAAAAAGCATGGCACCCTTACGGCGCGCAAGCGGCGGAATTACACGCGTCGCGCTGCGGCGTATTCGCGGGCGTTGTGTACGTAGTGTTCGGCCGACAGATGATTGCCAGCGATCTCGGCCTCGGTCAGCTCGCGCTTGATCTTGCCGGGCAGGCCCATCACGAGCGAGCCGGGCGGAATCTCCACGCCCTCGGTAACGACGGCGCCGACGCCGATGATGGAATTGGCCCCGACTTTAGCGCCGTTCATCACGACCGAGTGCATGCCGACGACGACGTTGTCGCCGATCTCGGCTCCGTGGACGATGGCGGTGTGACCGATCGTGGCGCCGTCGCCGATTGTGCACGGAAAGCCGGGATCGGCGTGGATCACGGCGTTGTCCTGGATGTTCGTCCGCCGGCCGATGCGGATCGGGGCACAATCGCCGCGGATCACGGCGTTGAACCACAGGCTCGAATCCTCGCCGATCGTGACATCGCCGGCGATGCGCACTCCTTCGGCCAGGTAGACGCTTGGATGGATCTGTTCGCTGCGAAATCGGGCGGAGTCTGAATGCTCGGACATGAGGGGCCTGCTCTGCGCTTCTTGTAATCTGGTCGCAAGCAAGCGTAACGGCGTTCAACGACCAGGGCTAGATACCGCACGCAACTTTACCCTGACTTCGCCGCCTCGCTGGGGCGACCCGGCGCCTGATCACGCAAGCGACTTGATACGACCAGGCTGACCATCTCGGCAACGACGGCTAGCCCGCCGAGCGCGCCGCCACACATGATGCCGCCAAACGCGCCAAGCACAATGGCCGCCCGCTGAG contains:
- a CDS encoding gamma carbonic anhydrase family protein, which translates into the protein MSEHSDSARFRSEQIHPSVYLAEGVRIAGDVTIGEDSSLWFNAVIRGDCAPIRIGRRTNIQDNAVIHADPGFPCTIGDGATIGHTAIVHGAEIGDNVVVGMHSVVMNGAKVGANSIIGVGAVVTEGVEIPPGSLVMGLPGKIKRELTEAEIAGNHLSAEHYVHNAREYAAARRV